The Brassica napus cultivar Da-Ae chromosome C7, Da-Ae, whole genome shotgun sequence genomic interval ATTCCGGAGTCGACCAATCCTTCATCGACACGTTACCTGTTTTCCACTACAAGTTCATCATTGGTCTCAAGAACTACCCCTTTGATTGCGCCGTGTGTCTCTGTGAGTTCGAAACAGAGGACAAGCTCAGGCTTTTGCCTAAATGCAGCCACGCCTTTCACGTTGATTGTATCGACACGTGGCTTCTCTCTCACTCGACTTGTCCCTTGTGCAGATCGAGTCTCCTCTCTGATCTCTCTCCTCAGCGAGATCCTCGTCCTTCGTTTCTCCTCGTTCTTGAATCCGCTAGTGAGCATAGCTCGAGAGAGATTGCTTGTGTGGCTGGCAATGATGCGCATACTAATGCTCATTCACGGTCCAATTCTCAACTGGGTTTTGTCGGAAACAATGATATTGGACCGACTCGGTTTGGTTCGGGTCGTGGAGACCAAAACCAAGATGGTGAGTTGGGTGGTTCGGTTGAAAAGGTTTTTCCTTTTGCAGTTAAGTTAGGTAAATTTAGGAACACTGATATTGAAGAAGGAAGTAATAGCAACAACAACATTTGTAATAATAGCAGTTTAGATGATAGGAGGTGTTTTTCAATGGGGTCATATGAGTATATAATGGATGAAGAAACTGCACTTAAGGTTCATGTTTCAACCAAGAAAGTACCAAGCAAGAACCGTCCCTTACCCGGCCACAGGGCGGCTATGTCTGAATGCGGTTTTGATCCATCAGGGAGATTGAAATTCAATGGGAGCGGATCGATGAGGATCGTTGATGAGGCCACAGAGAAGAATGTAGTTGAAAGGGAGAGTTTTTCGGTATCGAAAATTTGGCTAAGGGGTAAGAAGGAGAAACCTAGTAAGGTTCAAGGCAAAGAGGATGGTTCATTGGTTTCATCATCTTCAGGAAGAGCATTCTCTTTGGTGCTATCGAACCAGGATGCGAAAAATGAAAGCAGTTGTGAAGAAGTGAATCAAAAGGGCGAAAACTCGTCATCTTTGGAGGTGAAAACACCATCGTTTACTAGGAGGACCATGCTTTGGCTTGCAGGGAGACAAAACAAGGTtgttcattcttcttcttcatctaaTGTCTAGTTTCTATATACATATTTCTTTTCaagttttagttatttttcaATTGTTACTTTGTGTTAGTCCTCATAAGTGCAAAACCAGATGAATCATTGTAGAAACATGGTGTTGAGATATATTGTTAGACATAGAGGTTGAAAACATTTTGGTGCGTCATACTTGCCAATCCTTTTCGGTTGTTAAATATATGGACCAGACAATTAATAGTCGATCCCATCTAACCAGAAAACAACTCAACTAAATGTAATGAATGATTGAATTAGAGATGGAAAATAGATTTCCGAAGATTCAAATCTTTGGTATTATTGTTGAAGAAGCCGTAAAAAATTCGTTACTTGAATAGTAGTGTTCATCTTTTGGATGATGACTTTATTTCTAAATGTAtaatggaaaatacaaattttcttttcaacaataaaataagtactagattttgatccgcgctttttAAGTGCGAGgttaccatttgattaaaatatttttatgcaatgaaaattataatttgtatacataatagttttatttttataaaaaaaatataatttctgtTTAATTTGTATGCTCTAATTTATCTTAGACTtactaaaattttggaaaattcAAATTATTTGGACCCACGTTATGgtaatctatttatttaaagtatttattacattgattttatttttattaatttaaaatgcaaTAACATAATccatatttttaatcatttcaCATTTGatcaaaatttattcaaatatattaatatgtttgtTCAACCCACTTCGTACAAAATCACAAAGTTATTCggacattttaaataaatatttaaaatcataaaattttatggtataggaatattttgaatatatccataaattattgatttttattttgcgttataaattttaattttttgttttttcaaatcaGTTAGCATTGTCAACTAAAAACTTTATACTAATAGTGTAGGCTAGGAAATAAAGTTGGGTACACAATATGAGTAGGAATATTTGTGTAGAAAATATGGAAAGTTAGTATATTTTGTGGATCCAACACGTTTAAAATAGTGTATTTGATGATCTTAGAAATGCAAACGATATTCCTAAGTAATATTTTAGTagaatatatgaaaatttatatattttgggaatcctaatattttcaaactttaatttttaaaaaaatcgtgGCTTTAATGATGTATAGTCGTCCACAAGATATTCCTAGTAATATATGCTTTGAAGTTACGGAAGTTATATATTTCCATATATGGTAAATCTTCGAAACTTAAAAGCACAAAACCGTGCTTTTCAAATTATTCCTCAGGATATCTTCACACAATATTGATGCTAAAAATCATAAATGATaacgaaaataaaaaatgctTACATATTTTAGTTGAGATGCTTATAACTaaaatagcttcttcatattaCACGTCATGTTACAGTGTAGGGTTTTGTTACTTAGGGCTTAAGGTTATACTATTccactaggttaagatccgcgctttgcgcgggatcaacattatatatataaattattttagagCTAATTAGGTAGATATACACAAATGTTTGAGATACCATTGTTTTTGGGGTAAAAAGGGGGTAAAAAATGGGGAGAAATAGGGTATACACCTAAATATGATATAATGTTTGGGTAGCgagtgcatttacttattattttatgtattaaatatttttacatattaattcataataaatatatattaaataattaaaagtcagtaactattaaatatataattaaattggtgcgaacatataaatcaattttattaatccaaaaaatatttttttatatatttgataggatatgttattaaatttaaatgatactaacatagataatatatttagtatatttttaatattaatgtctattaaatgatatttctactcatatagtttttttgatcatttgtatcttttatagaaaaaaaaatttaaattactgataaccaaattttcattgtggaattaatagttttattaatttataatttttaaaaaaataagttgtcaatgatcgttcaattttatcaaaaaaattgttcaaagtaaattttgaaactaaaatattgtattttatagtttaatttaaaacgatatatatattaatattaataattaattaaattagactttttacttatataattttggtaatcatttgtattttgtcataacaaaaattttaaaccatggatcataaaatttgaatgtgagacttttaacagttttagtaatttatagccttttgtaaaaattcaaaatataacatgtacatacaaatctaattttttatcatacggttattgtggttgtttaatttatttaatagtttaaaattaaacaaatatgatagaagatacactattttttatcaaatctttattattcaaaatcattaattgccatatatactttagccacattaggcaattccgtaaattttatttaaggaaataataaagtacattaatgatgaatttattgttagtttaataaaaagcttattatataattagatggaccaacatatttctctaatgattctaagaatcattctagtgatgacatgtggctacaaaaagaatttgtaatgtttctcaaataatatataggggattattatataattagatgaaccaacatatttctctaatgattctaagaatcattctagtgatgacatgtggctacaaaaagaagttataatgtttctcaaataatatataggggattttacatatatactaggataagacatgcgccttgcgcatggtgagtttatttgtatatattatcgatagtttcttttatatatttgatcattttatttatatatataaaatattttttgttgttattatataatttctttccgatggatcggatcaatttttattaaaaataatgtaacaaaactataattaatacatcatgggttgatcggattggacattaaacaaattatgacataaaaaccttatttttccatcgaacacattcttgaaaaaaatgaacaatattattttcacagttgagttattttgacttttatctttcaTATGGTTCTGAAagttttcaaatcaaccatcgaattgatacatgtcattttaatgtttttagtcgtatacttaaggaaaacttacatttttgtaatttaaagtcgttttaaaaaattcaaaatataacatataagaaaaaatctaacatataagaaaaatataacatataaggtgtcctcatttttgtattttaaagtcgttttaaaaaaaatatataacatataaggtttcctcatttttgtaatttaaagtcattttaaaaaattcaaaatataacatataagaaaaaaaatctaatttttt includes:
- the LOC106407438 gene encoding RING-H2 finger protein ATL13-like, producing MNFSRENMIKTTQNLLSPSSLPRSNTNFDLNSKISPSILLIIIILSIIFFISGLLHLLVRFLLTPSSRDSEDYFDNVTALQGQLQQLFHLHDSGVDQSFIDTLPVFHYKFIIGLKNYPFDCAVCLCEFETEDKLRLLPKCSHAFHVDCIDTWLLSHSTCPLCRSSLLSDLSPQRDPRPSFLLVLESASEHSSREIACVAGNDAHTNAHSRSNSQLGFVGNNDIGPTRFGSGRGDQNQDGELGGSVEKVFPFAVKLGKFRNTDIEEGSNSNNNICNNSSLDDRRCFSMGSYEYIMDEETALKVHVSTKKVPSKNRPLPGHRAAMSECGFDPSGRLKFNGSGSMRIVDEATEKNVVERESFSVSKIWLRGKKEKPSKVQGKEDGSLVSSSSGRAFSLVLSNQDAKNESSCEEVNQKGENSSSLEVKTPSFTRRTMLWLAGRQNKVVHSSSSSNV